A region of Candidatus Omnitrophota bacterium DNA encodes the following proteins:
- a CDS encoding response regulator transcription factor, with product MQKKEILIVEDDKNISKLIKFNLEKEGFDAFAVPNGEEALEHLKRFFPDLIILDIMLPKINGFDVCRSIKQDPKLKNIPVIMVTAKGEEVDRVVGLELGADDYIVKPFSPRELVLRVKAILKRGKPETAQKNIINAGDLVIDIEKHKVTVKKKEVELTPMEFKLLATLVERQGRVQSREQLLTDVWDIAADVDTRTIDTHIKRLREKLGKAGELLETVRGLGYRCREGDED from the coding sequence ATGCAGAAAAAAGAGATCCTCATAGTAGAAGACGACAAGAACATCTCCAAGCTCATCAAGTTCAATCTTGAGAAGGAGGGGTTCGACGCTTTCGCCGTGCCTAACGGCGAGGAGGCGCTCGAGCACCTTAAAAGATTTTTCCCGGACCTCATAATCCTCGACATAATGCTCCCTAAGATAAACGGATTTGACGTATGCCGTTCGATAAAGCAGGACCCCAAGCTCAAAAATATCCCGGTCATAATGGTCACGGCGAAAGGTGAGGAGGTCGACAGGGTGGTCGGCCTTGAATTAGGCGCCGACGATTATATCGTAAAGCCCTTCAGCCCGCGCGAGCTTGTCCTGAGGGTGAAAGCCATCCTGAAGCGCGGCAAGCCCGAAACCGCCCAAAAAAATATTATTAACGCCGGGGACCTGGTAATAGATATAGAGAAGCATAAAGTGACCGTGAAGAAGAAAGAGGTCGAGCTCACCCCCATGGAATTCAAGCTGCTCGCGACATTAGTCGAGCGGCAGGGCCGCGTCCAGTCACGCGAACAGCTGTTGACCGACGTCTGGGATATTGCCGCCGATGTCGATACGCGCACGATCGATACCCACATCAAGAGATTAAGGGAAAAATTGGGCAAGGCCGGGGAACTGCTGGAAACCGTAAGGGGGCTAGGCTACAGATGCAGGGAAGGCGATGAGGATTAA
- a CDS encoding HAD family hydrolase yields the protein MFKLIIFDIDGTIVDAYTAIEKSLNYTLVKLGYPKAKLPVVRRAVGHGDKNFIEYFVEKKDVKEGLKLYRAHHEKALLRYSKVIPGARQLLRGLKNKGYKLAVASNRPPKFSMILLKHLDLVKYFDAIACAKDKTEIKPKPFLIPKILKKLGVKKSEALYVGDMTVDVHAGHNAGVKVVAVLGGSSSHSELKKARPCGIADKLPDLLRVSKKCRKKRSS from the coding sequence ATGTTTAAGCTGATAATATTCGATATAGACGGGACGATAGTCGACGCGTATACCGCGATCGAGAAGAGCCTGAATTATACCCTGGTAAAACTCGGGTATCCGAAGGCGAAGTTGCCGGTCGTGCGCAGGGCAGTCGGCCACGGCGACAAGAATTTCATTGAATATTTCGTCGAGAAGAAAGATGTTAAGGAAGGGCTAAAGCTCTATCGCGCGCATCACGAGAAAGCGCTTTTGAGGTATTCGAAGGTCATACCCGGGGCGAGGCAGCTGTTGCGCGGCCTCAAAAACAAAGGTTATAAACTTGCGGTTGCAAGCAACAGGCCGCCTAAGTTCAGCATGATACTGTTGAAGCACCTCGACCTCGTCAAATATTTCGATGCTATCGCGTGCGCGAAAGATAAAACCGAGATAAAACCAAAACCTTTCCTGATACCGAAGATATTGAAAAAACTGGGCGTAAAAAAATCCGAGGCGCTTTACGTCGGGGACATGACCGTCGACGTCCATGCCGGCCATAACGCGGGCGTAAAAGTTGTGGCGGTCCTAGGCGGTTCTTCGTCACATTCGGAATTGAAGAAGGCCCGGCCATGCGGGATAGCCGATAAACTCCCGGACCTTTTACGGGTAAGCAAAAAATGCAGAAAAAAGAGATCCTCATAG
- a CDS encoding DUF167 domain-containing protein has translation MKISVKVKAGSSREKVEKTGGSDYSVWVRAKPADGKANEAVIKALAGHFDIAKSKVNLIKGHTSKQKIFEIDV, from the coding sequence TTGAAGATAAGCGTCAAAGTCAAGGCCGGCTCCAGCCGGGAGAAGGTCGAAAAGACGGGCGGCAGTGATTATTCGGTATGGGTGAGGGCAAAACCCGCCGACGGGAAAGCGAACGAGGCGGTCATAAAAGCCCTCGCCGGGCATTTTGATATCGCGAAATCAAAAGTAAACCTCATCAAGGGGCATACCTCCAAACAGAAGATATTCGAAATAGATGTTTAA
- a CDS encoding DUF1318 domain-containing protein gives MKKGIAVLAASLAVFLGTGCMSMQVKAPKEAIKVDVTMRLDVYQHVTNDIDAIENAVSGKAAPKPEGGMKLNFLMVNAYAEESLSPEVQQAAARRKGRYAELSSLEGKGVIGENRSGMVEAKGSGAPADFISAENADRMTIYKEISQKNGAPLGDVQKLYAQRLQNDAPAGTPIEVMNASGSYEWKNK, from the coding sequence ATGAAAAAAGGAATAGCAGTCTTGGCGGCCTCGCTGGCCGTGTTTTTGGGTACGGGATGCATGAGCATGCAGGTCAAGGCGCCGAAAGAAGCGATAAAGGTCGATGTGACCATGCGGCTCGATGTGTACCAACATGTGACAAACGACATCGATGCTATCGAGAACGCGGTATCCGGCAAGGCCGCGCCGAAACCGGAAGGCGGCATGAAATTGAATTTCCTCATGGTCAATGCTTATGCCGAGGAATCTTTATCGCCGGAAGTGCAGCAGGCGGCGGCAAGGCGTAAGGGCAGGTACGCGGAACTTTCATCGCTCGAGGGAAAAGGCGTTATAGGCGAGAATAGGTCCGGCATGGTCGAGGCGAAGGGAAGCGGAGCTCCCGCGGACTTTATCAGCGCGGAAAATGCCGACAGGATGACGATATACAAAGAGATATCGCAGAAGAACGGCGCGCCTCTCGGAGATGTGCAGAAACTTTACGCGCAGCGCCTGCAGAACGACGCTCCTGCGGGGACGCCCATCGAGGTGATGAACGCGTCCGGCTCGTATGAGTGGAAGAATAAGTAA